One Brassica oleracea var. oleracea cultivar TO1000 chromosome C7, BOL, whole genome shotgun sequence genomic window carries:
- the LOC106307037 gene encoding F-box protein At5g67140: MGEEAAIDRLPLHLLAYIFSLVTSFTELAQASGVCKKWRKAVNQSMARRQSLSFAGWKMDDDSTSRLVHLAYNLKELDISRSRWGCHITDNGLYQIASARCVSNLTSISLWGMTAITDSGVVQLVSKTSSLQHLNIGGTFITDESLFAIAERCHHLKTISMWCCRHVTERGLLVLVNKCRKLESLNLWGTRVPVDCFIALLTISPALQIKPIQLLLNAQNPPPPLLHAV, from the exons ATGGGTGAAGAAGCAGCGATTGATCGTTTACCTTTACACCTTCTTGCTTATATATTTTCTCTGGTCACCTCTTTCACCGAATTGGCCCA GGCAAGTGGGGTTTGTAAGAAATGGAGAAAAGCTGTGAACCAATCCATGGCAAGAAGACAATCTCTGAGCTTTGCTGGCTGGAAAATGGACGATGATTCCACTTCTCGTCTCGTTCATCTCGCTTACAATCTCAAAGAACTCGACAT ATCTAGAAGCAGATGGGGTTGTCATATAACAGATAATGGTCTTTACCAAATAGCTTCTGCTAGATGTGTATCCAATTTAACCTCAATCTCTTTATGGGGCATGACCGCCATTACTGACTCTGGTGTTGTTCAACTG GTATCAAAAACTTCTTCCTTGCAACATCTGAACATTGGAGGAACATTCATCACCGACGAGTCCCTTTTCGCCATTGCAGAACGCTGCCATCATCTCAAG ACAATCAGCATGTGGTGTTGCCGCCATGTGACAGAGAGAGGCCTTCTTGTTCTTGTCAACAAATGCAGAAAACTCGAATCTCTCAACCTATGGGGAACTAGAGTTCCTGTTGATTGCTTCATTGCTTTACTTACCATCAGTCCTGCACTTCAGATCAAACCCATTCAGTTACTCCTCAATGCTCAGAATCCACCACCACCTTTGTTGCATGCTGTCTAG
- the LOC106307036 gene encoding PI-PLC X domain-containing protein At5g67130, giving the protein MSACTNGLSRVVSVSLLLLLLSFFSLSSACSNGNCQTLESCSSATDCVPGLYCGNCPAIGRTKPICTRGQATIPTSIINGLPFNKYTWLMTHNAFSNANQPPLPGVQRLTFFNQEDTVTNQLRNGVRGLMLDMYDFNDDIWLCHSLRGQCFNFTAFQPAINTLREVEAFLTQNPTEIVTIIIEDYVHRPKGLSTLFANAGLDKYWFPVSKMPKRGEDWPTVTDMVQENHRLLVFTSVAAKEDEEGVAYQWRYIVENESGDPGVKRGSCPNRKESQPLNSKSSSLFLMNYFPTFPVEKDACKEHSAPLAEMVGTCLKSAGNRMPNFVAVNFYMRSDGGGVFEVLDRMNGPVICGCETLAACQPEAAFGSCKNVTLQTRAPDMDSTAGTYSGSVQFSRSLAAAAYSPNTILVVCFSWLPLLVFLL; this is encoded by the exons ATGTCGGCGTGCACCAACGGCTTAAGCAGAGTCGTATCAGTCTCTCTCCTTCTTCTCCTACTTTCCTTCTTCTCCCTTTCCTCTGCTTGCTCTAATGGGAACTGCCAG ACGCTGGAATCATGCTCCTCAGCCACTGACTGTGTCCCTGGTCTTTACTGTGGGAACTGTCCTGCTATTGGAAGAACTAAACCCATTTGCACAAGAGGCCAAGCCACCATCCCAACTTCCATT ATCAATGGATTGCCTTTTAACAAGTATACATGGTTAATGACTCATAATGCTTTTAGCAATGCAAATCAACCGCCTTTGCCAGGTGTTCAGAGGCTTACATTCTTCAACCAAGAAGATACTGTTACTAATCAGCTTAGA AATGGAGTTAGAGGACTAATGCTGGATATGTATGACTTCAACGACGATATCTGGCTTTGCCATTCTCTTAGAGGCCAATGTTTCAACTTCACCGCCTTT CAACCTGCAATTAACACATTGAGGGAAGTTGAGGCGTTCTTGACTCAGAACCCAACAGAGATTGTTACCATCATAATCGAGGACTATGTGCACAGACCTAAAGGCTTATCAACTCTGTTCGCCAACGCTGGTCTGGACAAGTACTGGTTTCCCGTTTCAAAAATGCCCAAAAGGGGAGAAGACTGGCCAACTGTGACCGACATGGTGCAAGAGAATCACAGGCTCTTGGTTTTCACTTCTGTCGCTGCTAAAGAAGATGAAGAAGGCGTTGCCTATCAGTGGAGATACATTGTCGAAAACGAAT CTGGAGATCCTGGTGTGAAGCGAGGTTCTTGTCCGAACAGAAAAGAGTCACAGCCTTTGAACTCAAAAAGCTCATCTCTTTTCTTGATGAATTACTTCCCGACGTTTCCGGTTGAGAAAGATGCTTGCAAGGAACACTCAGCTCCGCTTGCTGAGATGGTTGGGACTTGTCTCAAGTCAGCTGGGAACAGAATGCCAAACTTTGTCGCTGTTAACTTCTACATG AGAAGTGACGGAGGAGGCGTTTTCGAAGTTCTAGACAGAATGAATGGACCTGTTATTTGCGGTTGTGAAACTCTTGCTGCCTGCCAG CCAGAAGCAGCTTTTGGTTCGTGCAAAAACGTTACTCTTCAGACGAGAGCTCCAGACATGGACTCAACGGCTGGGACCTACTCAGGCTCAGTTCAGTTCTCAAGATCCTTAGCCGCTGCTGCCTATTCACCAAACACCATTCTTGTCGTGTGCTTCTCATGGCTTCCATTGCTGGTGTTTTTGCTATGA